The genome window GCTGCCCCAGAAGTTCGGCTGTGGGTTGCCAACACCACCTGGCCACAGGAAACCTGCCGCCGGAAAGTCAATCATCATCGCCGCCTTCGCCGAGCTTACGATATCGGGATTGTCGAAGGAGATAGGGGCTTCGTAACCCCCATAAAGGCCGGGACAACTATTAGGGACCCAGTGGCTGTCATAGGTCAGCATAATGTTGTTGAAGTCGTAGTCCATGGGCGGGTAGACATCGTCATAGTACTGAGCATCGCCTACGTTGGAGTGAGGTAAGCCTACGCAACCATCGTCGGGAGGAAGCATATAGTCGCCCTGGCCGTTATCACGCTGCTTATGTTGGATCGTGCCCATCGGGAAGGTAGAGGATGGGCATTTAAACAGCTGAGCGTTTTTGATATAGGGCTCTAGACGTGCCGCCACGATGTAGCTATTAGGCCAGATGTAGACTGGCATATAGTTATCGTAGTCTTGCGCGTACATCAGCATAGCTAGGCCGATCTGCTTCATGTTGGAGAGGCA of Chthonomonas calidirosea T49 contains these proteins:
- a CDS encoding DUF1559 domain-containing protein gives rise to the protein MQRSKGFTLIELLVVIAIIAILAAILFPVFAQAREKARQTACLSNMKQIGLAMLMYAQDYDNYMPVYIWPNSYIVAARLEPYIKNAQLFKCPSSTFPMGTIQHKQRDNGQGDYMLPPDDGCVGLPHSNVGDAQYYDDVYPPMDYDFNNIMLTYDSHWVPNSCPGLYGGYEAPISFDNPDIVSSAKAAMMIDFPAAGFLWPGGVGNPQPNFWGSPSFQGRHNSGSNVLHMDGHVHWYQFSKLYPEGVEYSGKKNEWGFWGLAYGDPSVQQ